The proteins below are encoded in one region of Triticum aestivum cultivar Chinese Spring chromosome 1B, IWGSC CS RefSeq v2.1, whole genome shotgun sequence:
- the LOC123077819 gene encoding probable serine/threonine-protein kinase samkC, giving the protein MPVDRSQHWLSLLRRCRDRRIHPYALVQPVPKEENTVELHRGYEPGQGSEVANEIVLSGSQPQDVDASTSSAIVRPSQPQDVALPPPAHRPPRPSVQHSEPRPSVQRSQPRPSVHRAEPHPSQPGSSSRHEPPPSQPGSSSWHEPPPSQPGSSSWHEPPPSQPGSSSWHEPPPSQPGSSSWNEPPPSQPGSSSWNEPPPSQPGSSYWHQPPPSQPGSSYWHQQMELGGNLSQPFMHSEQSPILSGGADYFEGDREDDDHATNIYGFSQTVFHTPPPPPTQETQTVTDEVNYGRGYREPRPPPQRLSPSGPRPRKTQTRRRPPQ; this is encoded by the exons atgccgGTAGATAGGAGCCAGCATTGGTTGTCCCTGTTAAGACGCTGTCGAGACCGAAGAATCCACCCATATGCACTTGTGCAACCTGTGCCGAAGGAGGAGAATACCGTAGAACTCCACAGGGGGTATGAACCCGGCCAAGGCAGTGAAGTGGCTAACGAGATTGTTTTATCCGGGTCACAACCACAAGATGTGGATGCTAGCACATCGTCCGCCATCGTCCGTCCGTCACAACCACAAGATGTTGCACTTCCTCCTCCAGCACATCGTCCGCCACGTCCCTCTGTACAGCattcagaaccacgaccctctgtgcaACGTTCACAACCACGACCTTCTGTGCACCGTGCAGAACCtcatccttcacagccagggagctcttccaggcatgagccacctccttcacagccagggagctcttcctggcatgagccacctccttcacagccagggagctcttcctggcatgagccacctccttcacagccagggagctcttcctggcatgagccacctccttcacagccagggagctcttcctggaatgagccacctccttcacagccagggagctcttcctggaatgagccacctccttcacagccagggagctcttactggcatcagccacctccttcacagccagggagctcttacTGGCATCAGCAGATGGAACTAG GCGGCAACCTGTCGCAACCGTTCATGCATTCAGAGCAGTCACCCATCCTTAGTGGTGGTGCTGATTACTTTGAGGGCGACCGCGAGGATGATGACCATGCTACAAACATTTATGGCTTCTCgcagacagtgtttcacactccaccaccaccaccgacgcaGGAGACACAGACCGTGACAGACGAGGTTAACTATGGTCGTGGTTATCGCGAGCCTCGTCCACCGCCTCAGCGCTTATCGCCTTCCGGTCCTCGCCCGAGGAAGACCCAGACTCGTCGCCGTCCCCCGCAGTGA